In Mytilus trossulus isolate FHL-02 chromosome 6, PNRI_Mtr1.1.1.hap1, whole genome shotgun sequence, a single window of DNA contains:
- the LOC134723500 gene encoding uncharacterized protein LOC134723500, with product MSPTPIDPTSMKRFSNGVTRAHTPSPVIFSSDTPISKAATYLTSKKLDNSSNVLSQIDGAFLDTSPRPSKTALIVSPGIFSPPPSLYICRMEESRKQTHYLVCPFTGSPIQDIRLQDIAFTKVGTRDDQYKCLGTGITSAVFEGRVVINNSFESVAVKLFKEPFDNLEGISAEAGLLKMLETTGITPKLFGILQRTAEGNHPGIVQELVQNSITLHQLIVGQSHFITKQKWYNIAYQLAFGLKSINEKGVLINDLKSDNILVNINSEDCRITFIDMGHASFMHGKRFPMTTEEASIYTHLAPEIASGEETSESSEIFALGWIFKSIPLKELSFISHKCLSKFPLLRPSVYDILNFVEEIM from the coding sequence atgtcacCTACTCCTATTGATCCAACTTCTATGAAACGATTTTCCAATGGAGTCACCAGGGCACATACACCATCACCTGTTATATTTAGTTCTGATACACCAATTTCGAAAGCAGCAACATATTTAACCAGTAAAAAGCTTGATAATAGCAGTAATGTTTTATCTCAGATTGATGGTGCCTTCTTAGATACAAGTCCAAGACCATCAAAGACGGCACTTATCGTTTCCCCAGGGATATTTTCTCCGCCCCCTTCCTTATATATATGTCGAATGGAGGAGTcaagaaaacaaacacattaTTTAGTATGCCCTTTTACAGGGTCGCCTATTCAAGATATAAGACTTCAGGACATTGCATTCACGAAAGTTGGAACCAGAGATGATCAGTATAAATGTTTAGGTACAGGTATAACGTCAGCTGTCTTTGAAGGACGAGTTGTTATAAACAATTCTTTTGAAAGCGTCGCTGTCAAACTTTTCAAAGAACCGTTTGACAACCTAGAAGGGATATCTGCGGAAGCAGGGCTTCTAAAAATGTTAGAAACGACAGGAATTACGCCAAAGCTGTTCGGTATATTACAAAGAACCGCGGAAGGAAACCACCCGGGGATTGTCCAAGAGTTGGTGCAGAACTCAATAACCCTGCATCAACTTATTGTCGGACAATCTCATTTTATTACCAAACAAAAATGGTACAATATTGCATACCAACTAGCATTTGGTTTAAAATCTATAAATGAAAAAGGTGTTTTGATTAACGATTTAAAGTCAGACAATATTTTAGTAAATATTAACTCGGAGGACTGTCGTATAACTTTTATTGACATGGGCCATGCTAGTTTTATGCACGGAAAGAGATTTCCGATGACCACAGAAGAAGCTAGTATTTACACCCATCTCGCACCGGAAATAGCTAGTGGTGAGGAAACATCAGAATCGTCCGAAATATTTGCGCTGGGTTGGATTTTCAAAAGTATACCTTTAAAAGAACTCTCATTTATTTCTcataaatgtttatcaaaatttcctCTACTTAGACCTTCTGTTTATGATATACTGAATTTTGTCGAAGAAATAATGTGA